TAGGACATCACAAACGCATGCAAAGAAAAATATCCATGAAAAAGgcacaaaatttaaaatgtatggTTTGGAATTTAGATATGTTGACGGAAAAGCAAACTATTACCATAGAGATGAAGGGCCAAATTGTCCCCATGTATATAGTCAGCTAAAAGAAGCCTTTCTTGTTCCCTAGGCCCCCAATAGTATGCTCGTAATGGGACAATGTTTGGATGCCTCATAGAACCAATCCTTTTAACTTCTCTAGCAAATTCCTTTTTATGTTTCACCAATCCTACCCGTAACCATTTTACAGTCAACATATGACCACTGTCCAAAGTTGCTTTATATAAAGTGCCATGGCTACTTCTACCAAGAACTTCAGCTGGTGCTCTAGATAATTCCTCTGCAGTGAATGCCAGGGAAGAGTCCAGGAAAAACAATTCCCCAGCCAACCGATCTGGTGAGTATACATCCAACATCACTGGCTTTTCACAAGCCTCTATGAAACGTGGTGAGGATGACAATGGGGAACCAGGAGAAGACTTCCTTCCAGATGAAGTGGGAGGGTTATCCATCAAATTAGGATTTACAGCTGCTGAACTAGTAGCCACCATTCCCTGCGTTAAGCCATGCTCAGAAATTTCAGTTATAAACTCTGACTGTCCACCAGAGAGTGACCTCGAATTGGAAGTCAGGAGGTGGTCATTCGAAAAGCTCAATGAGGTTGTTGGGGGTTGAACATTTGTATTGAACTTGAAGAGGGAAGGCCTTGAAAGTCCTCCTAACTTGACATCTCTTCTAGTATTTTGACCAGTGAACTCACTTCTTCCATGAAATTCTTTTAGTTGTGTTCGATGATATGCCAATAAAACAAAAGCAATCATAATAGCAGCACCTACAGAGGCAAGAATAATTGCTATCCTGATATTACCCTTTGAACTATGACGTCTACCCTTATCTGGAATGTTATCAGGCACCGAAGAAGTCTCAGGAGAATCTTTTGGTAACATTAACTTTCCATTTCCAGGGCGAAAGGATGAAGGAGAGAACTGCCGCAAATTTTCTGGAACTCGACCAGATAGATCATTATTGGACACGTTAAATACAGTTAAGTTGGATGAAAGCTTATCAGGAATATTTCCAGAAAATTTGTTGTTAGACAAATCAAGGTACTCCAAATAAAGAAGTTTGTTCAATTCACTTGGCAGAGGTCCGGAAAACTCATTCCTAGCCACATTCAGCAGTTTGAGGACACTCATCCTATCTATTTCAGAAGGCAAGGCACCTTCTAAGGAGTTATTAGATACATCAAGATATTCCATTGGTTGATAAGGAGGCATAAGGAGTAACTCACTGGCTCCTGAACCTTGAAGCAGAAGTTGCCCTGTGAGTTGATTCCCAGAAAGATTCAGTCTTGTCACTGATGATGAAGTAACTAAACCTCGTGGAATGGATCCCTTGAGCTCATTTAAACTTAAATCAACTCTAAACAATTTTGAATAGGTTCCTAAAGTAGGGGGCAAGGATCCTGACAGCTTGTTTGAACTCAGATTAATAACCTCCAGTGGGGCTTCCCAGTTCTGTATAACAGAAATGTCACCAGATAACATATTTCTGCTAATGTCAATGACCGTACATCTTGTCAAAGAAGTTGGCAACGATCCTGACAAACTATTGGATGAAAGATTCAAAATACTTAAACTTGTAGAGTTAATTGCAGCTATAGAGCCTGTACACAAGAAAAGAAACGCAAATTAATTAACAGAATACTGAGTTTACCGTCTTATTTCTCACAAATTCTTCATAAACCAtgataaattatcatttatttaattaattaaaagatattcaACCAAAATTGCCCGAAAACTGCGGAACCAAATTGGTATACACTTGAAACAAGTAAATTCAATTGCAAAATGAAAAAACGGAAGCTTTAAAAGATATAGTCCGTTGAATCGAGGCACTTACAAAAGCCAAGAGTAAACACTAAAAATTCATAGAGAGATAAAATATAGCACGCGAATTCTACAACCATAAGTCATCACTGCACTagaaaatgtgataaaaaaaaatgagccAAACACCAGGTATCATAAGATGCAGAGAAGTCAAACTAACTGTTCCTTACTGGAGATAAGGAAGACCATCCATAAACAACGTTTCAAAAGAAACGTATTTGAGTTAAGAACCATTACTTTCATTTCgtattctctctctctctctgcccCCATCTCCTACCGGACATCCCTTCTCTCGCCTACTAACTAACACATACTGACTTTAGCTGCATGCATCATGGTTTCCATTCAAGCACATGCAAAACAGAAGTCATGAACTTTCACTAAAACAACTTTCCCCTCCCACTAACAGCCAGTGGCCGCTTTGGCAAAAGAAATtctaagataaataaaaaggtCTCCGGTTCTCGCGCATGCACCTTTCCTACATCTAACATTACAACACTGCATGTGCATGCACACAAACAACCAATCAAATTCACACCCGCGCAACTTTCACCTTACCAGTTTCCCATATAGGTTCAAGCAGCAAGAGGGCggaatataacaaaaaaataataaaaataaattcaagaatCTAGTTCCCATAACCAGAGCTTTAAATAGTGGTTAAATAGTGGCAATTCTGCCTCCACAACAACTTGAAAGAGATTTTGTTACCGGTAAACCCGTTGACGCTAAGATCCAATTCTACCAGTGGCACTGAAGTTTGCAACAATTCCTCGGGCACGGAGCCAAACAGTTGGTTCCGGGGAAGCCTAAGAACGCGAAGTGCGGGTAATGAGCCAAAAGAAGGAAGCTCCCCGGTGATGGAATTATTACTCAAGTCCAAAACTTGCAGGTTGCGAAACAGGCCAATGGTGGAGTTCTTAAAGAAGTGACCGTTCAAGTTGTTGTAACTGAGGTTAAGAAAATGTACCGTGTTGGCCAATCCAGAAATATTCTCCACGGTCAAGGAAAGTCCGCCAAAGAACTGGTTAAGACTCAAATCGACGCGCTCCACATTCCGTAGCGTAGAGAGGACGTCCCCAATTTCCGCCCAGAGAGCGTTGGCATGCAAATCGAGAACTCGGAGCTGCTGAAGGTTGGAGAGGCCACTGGGGAAGCCGCCCTTGAACTGGTTGTTGGACAAATTGAGGTAATTAAGACCCCAAAGGTCGTTGATCCGAGCGGGGATGGGGCCGTAGAACTTGTTCTGAGAAAGATCCAAATGCTGGAGCGAGGAGAGCGAGCCCAGGGAAGGAGGCAACCTTCCAGTGAAATCGTTGCCGGAGAGGGAGAGGTTTCTGAGCATCTTGAGGTCGAGGAGAGTGTGGAACTTGAGCTCCCCGCCGAGGTGGAGGCGGTCGAGGACGATTCCGGTGACGTTGCCGGACTCCTCGTCGCAAAGAATGCCCTGCCAAGTAGAAGGACAGGCGGCGGTGGACTCGGCGACCGCGGCCGGAGCCCAGGAGTCGAGAAGATTGTGGGGATCTTGAGTTATCCCCTTCTTGAATTCCATGAGAGATCGAAGCTCGGGGAGTGAGGCGGAGGAAGAAACGGAGAAGACagtgaagaagagaagaagaagaagaagaaaagagacgAAGAGGTTGGGTGGGGAATTCATCGGAGTGAATGTAGATGGAagcagaaagagaaagagaaagagaaagagagagagacagaCAGACAGAGACACCTTAATTATTCATCtacagagagagaaaaaaagatagagagagaaagaggaaccCTAGGGGTAGGAACTTAACATCAAAAACATTAAGATTGGATGATAGATGATGGAGGAAGAAGAGCAGAGAGAAAGTGTAGTGTAGTGTAGTGTAGTAGCAGGAGTAGTAGggtttggtttttctttttttttttttattattattattattattattattattattattattattattagatatttattttttatttttaaataaattaaaagaatggGAGGGGTCAGGTGGAGAGTGTTGGTTGGTGGGGGCGACCGAGTAACTACAGTCTGTAAAGGACACACTCTTCGtcctctcttctcttctcttcctgTTCCGTTTCTCCGTCTATGTATGCCTGCTGCTATCACATGCCGTCTATGTATGCCTTAAtaatttgttgtgtttgttatttaggtttttttgtctttttccttagACAGCCAGTGGTTACTCTTCTTCtctcaccaccaccaccaccaccaccaatcATCCTCAATATAAACCCAACCAACacccttctttcttttcctttttatccCTCTTCTCTTAATACTAATATCAAACCTCAATctctaatttaattaattaataactcCTTTTTAACTTTCACTCTCTTTTTATACCagccattattttatttattaacaaacCAACAATTTTTATACTTATACTCTACACGTAATGACAGCTTGTtgccaaatattttatttctttcatctttcgCTCACCTCTAAACAAACTATCctttacaataatattattataatacaatTGTCTTTCCATTTAATTATGTCAAATAATGAATATACAGAAAAGGCCAAAACCATGAGCGTTGAAACGGTAAAGAATGAAGTTAAATAGAGAGGGATTTGAcggaaagaaaaaatgaaaagaaacgGCGTTAAGTGACAGATAAGGAGTGGGAGGGTGCAAATAGAATATTGACACACCtattctattatattatattatattccTATCTTATCATGTTACGGGGTTTGTATCTTCCACCATTGATTTCAATGATCAATCATCTCATTCTCCATCAACAGATCCTAAAACTCATTGCTATATCTATATACTCTTTCCTATTCATTGCTACCACTTCcttaataaagaaaatgacaCTCATGTATCTTTGCCTATCACcatttaacatttattatttattaaacaaagTTAATTACTTCTCAGCTCTAGTTATAAATTTACATGTCacccaaaaaataataataacaatattcaCAATCAAAACATTAAATGAATTTTGACAAGACAAAAAACATCCATTGTTAGCTTCTGccataattcataaaaaaatcatttaatattaaagtcaatttatattatagagataataaatacataattaatatataacttaCCTCTTTATCTTGAATCATTATATATGAACTCtctaataaagttttaattaatattaacaaaaatttaacattttgaatttaaattattttagaattaatcTATTTTAACCGGAGCATCGATCTTCGTATTTAAACCATTGAATCTGATTGAATTAATAAAGAGTTGATCatgataagaaaataataatagagaGGAGAAGTATAGTGTACAATTgtgaatgaaaatattaaataaaacaagtttGCTTAGTTGAATAAGTTGTGTGAGGTTGAATTGAATAATTAAAGTTCAAAGTATTATACAGATTATCCgcactaaaatattataacatcTTTCCTTCAAACTATGtcttttttccaaataaaatcatTTGACTTTCGATCATCATGTGTCATGAACTTCCACGTTTAttacatcaaataaaaattaatttatttcttaatttttgctCCGTAAAAAATTACTTTCATAACTTTATTACGACTACTCAATTAACctcaaatccaataaaaagaatGTAGATGACTAAATGATAATGTGAGATGAGTCCTGTAAATTAGTTTGcacaattacaaaaatttatgtaatctatttctttttaatgCAACATGCTCAATCacgttttttatttattatttagattcctctaaaaataatttttttattcgtGTTcgattcataaaaaaatagttctcttattcatattttgttcgatttaaaatcatttctatttttaataaatttatatttaaaattttaaaaatattaaattagaaatttattgattttgagaaattaatttataaaattataattttattaattaattaaataaaaaaaaagtcattaaaatccttcaaattttaaacaagaaaaaaattataaaacaaaagagattacaaatcaaataaattaaattttttaagatgattttacatttaatgtacagaattttacaataaaaatactaataaagtttggagaaacaaataaatattaaatatgaaaagaatacatttattaaactaatttgtgtactatttatttataaatcatttgaaacctttaataaaattaattaattagttttatccAATGTCACAGGCAAGGCCAATATTTAGAAAAGACTAACTGAAAAAATCTTCTAAACTTTTCGGTAAAGATCCTCCTTTATTAGaagcaattttatttttcttactcTAACAGAGTGAACAATAAGGTTCTTCTTTTATCGAAACACTCAAGGGTTAATTAAACATTAATcacattatattaaatatttaaatcgtttaaaaatgttaaataagtttttacaAAAGATACTAAAAGAAATTTCAGTCTTAATTATCTTTTGCTCCCCTTAATTTAGacggttttttttttcacctctCAAATTTAAAACTTACTACTTTTGTGTTcggatttaaaaataatataagtttagttcttaaagtattttttcaaacattattttaattctataatagaaataataagttcactattttaaattatgaagaCGCAAACGAACAAAAAAAACTAGTTCATAAAGATAATCATATATATGTTgatgaaaaagacaaaaatatattgataattaaatttaatttctttaatattttctgTACGGTATGCAATATGGATCGTTCGATCCATCCATTCAAAGTCGTTCGGTTCATCCATTCAGGGTCATTCGATTCATCCGCTACAATAAATGTTGGCCCAACATTTAAGTTATCATTGGGCCAATAGTCCAACAGacgataaaataattaaagatatctgattaaagatatattGATaactgattaaagatattgataaactGTTTATCAGTAACCAACCGAATATaaaggtaagtttgtttttattttattggatttgtaTTGGTTTAGGATCCATGAGACACTTATAAATAGAAGGTCAAGgccaaaagccaggtacgttctaCTTACATTCGATTAGCCCTCAAATACTCAACAATGATAAACAATTCATtaaaccgctcctaacttgagcgtcgaagcgccttttgcaggtacctccctcTCCGGTCAAGAGTACAACCGATCGGAGCAGGAAATAACCGAGCGGAGCAGAGGGGAGCAGAGCGGAGCAGGGGACAACCGAGCGGAGCAGGCGATTCAAGCATTGGAAAGCAGGAAAGTCACGTCAGGAAAGGTACATTTCTTAGTCCTACAAAttcctaccgaaacattttggcgcccacagTGGGGCAGGGTGACATCCCGCTGAAACCGCAAGGAACCAAACAAGGACGCAGTCTCAGCATCATGTCGACCAGGCCCCTACATATTGATCCCAATTAAAGAAACTCCCACCATCAACGGTCCAATGACGCAATTACCACTTAGCCAAATTTAGCATCTAGTGTTCAATCCATTCGATTGTTCGGCATCACAGGTATTCGGTccttcggcctcaactgctcggcctTCCATGGCGCCAAGTACTAAGCAAATTTGGCATCCAGTATTCAATCCATTCAACCGTTCGGCATCACAGGCTTCATGCGCTTCTCTATTGCTTCCTTGTTATCTACAAACGTACCAATTGCCAGCCATCCATCAAGCTGATCGCTCTTATCCATATGACCGGAGAAAGTTTGTGTAGCAAAATTATTACTTACAGGTATATATGACATGATCCTGTATACAACCCACTTAGTCAACCTGGAGACTATCGTATCGAGTCATCGAACGGTTGCATGGCGATATTACAAAACCCAGAGAACGCTCTTTGAGAACCCttggtcctaaaccgagcggtgaggaacattctccgtgaactctcactctcctcctaaaccgagcggtcaTTAACCTCACTCTCGTCTCCAAAACCCAAGGAACGCTCTCCGAGAACCCCTAGTCCTAAACCGatcggtgaggaacgttctctgtgaactctcactctcgtcctaaaccgagcggtggaTAACTCTCACTCTTGTCCACAAAACCTACGGAACGCTCTCCGAGAACCcctggtcctaaaccgagcagtgaggaacgttctccgtGAACTCCCACTCTcatcctaaaccgagcggtgagtaactctcactctcgtccacaAAACCCAAGGAACGCTCTCCGAGAACCCCTCGTCCTAAATGAccggtgaggaacgttctctgtgaactctcactctcgtcctaaaccgaGTGGTGAGTAACTCTCACTCTCATCCACAAAACCCAGGGAACGCTCTCTGAGAACCCTTGGTCCTAAATCGAGCGGCGAGCAAcgctcttcgtgaactctcactctcgtcctaaaccAAGCAATGAGGAACATTCTCCGTGAACTCCCACTCTCGTCATAGACTGAGTGATGAGTAACTCTTACTCTCGTCCACAAAACCCAGGGAACGCTTTCCGAGAACCCCTGGTCTTAATCCGAGCGGTGAGGAACATTGTCCGTGAACTCTCAATCTCGTCCAAACCAAGGTGATTAAAGATATATTGAtaactaattaaagatattgatatgTTGTTTATCAGTAACCAACCGAACATAATCTTGTAACTTTTATTgaacatataaatatttcattagaTACGTGAATTCAGTAGTTATTATAAGATATTAATTAACGTAATCGTTGTTGTATTTTAGGTAGACAACGTAACAACCTAACAAAGGGttgataaatgttttaaaataatgaaatcgagtattttaatgataaaataatttaataatataaatagaattttataaacacttctcgttatctaaaatatttacCATCATTTCTTGAACTTTTACTTTGAGttcatattctttttttataagatttctGACTCCTGACTTATTTGTTTGACGATCAGAAGATGTTTAGGAGATCATAGCAGTGCACTCTTCATTATTTGttgattgtttttttatagAATAACTAAGTTTCTACTCTGTTTCTTTAATTCTTAGTTTAAGACACATGTAAGTAATTAGGATTCTTCACGTGTGTCATATAAACTCTTTTTCTAGCTCCTTGTTGATTAGAGGTTCTAAAAACTAACTTTGATCATGATTATATGGTTTTTAGAGTTCCTTGAACTAAGACAAGGGTAGTACGTCGTATAAAGTTGTGGTAGCATTTCTAATAAGGTAAGAaaaactagtgttttcttctaatttaatgtataaagtatgaactgataGTTAATAGTATGTGAGATTAATGTATATTGATTGTTATACctgaaatgattatttttttagaattaagTGTGTTTAGATGCGCATGTACATGGTTGAATGATGTTTGTGGAATTTGAGGATTttttttggattgaattattgTTATGAATGTTGTTGTTCTGAAGTTTGGTAAGGTCAAATTGTTATAATGTTGAGAAGAAAGGGATTGGGTTGAGTTATAAGTCAATTTTTGGTCAAAAATGGAGGTTTTGATAGGTGAGTTTTAGAAGTAAGAGTCTAAGGGTAGAAACTGTAATCTAGGACATGTTGTAGGGTCATTTGAGACTTGTTGGCACCTTGAGTTAATAGAAATCTGATATAGAAATAGGTATGAGTCAATAGAGTGGTTTTTGGGAAGGTTTTAGGTTCGAGTTTAGAGGTTTTGGCTAGtaagattttaatttaataggTTTGGGCTGAAATAAAGAGTTTGAGGTATGTTGTTAGAGCATTTCTGAGTATTTTAAACCCTTTGGATGGTAATTTATGCATGAGGAAAAGGTGGAAATGAGTTTAGGTAAGTTAGAGTGGGCAAGTTGGTGTAGGGTATCCACTTTATAGTTAATGACCTGTTTCTAAAGCATTTTTAATGTCTAGGATATCATATTAACCAATTGGATAAGTATAGAGGGCAACCAGGGCTAAAAGATAGGGGTTTGTGCTATTCTGATGTGGCACTCATGGTAGTCAACGGAGCTTGAGCGCCAGAATTGCCAGAGGTTTAGCGCCCTGCTGCAAGgggaatggcgctcagcggtgagaAGGTGTCGCTCAGCGCCAATTTGCATAGTTTTCTATCTTTGTTTTCTCATTTTTGGGCTGTTGTGGTTTTATTTAAGTATTGGATGGTATTGTATGATATGTTTAGTATGCTTTGTGTAAGGTTATTAATGGTTTTGCATGAGGTTGATGTATGTATTAAGGTGTGATTGAATAAGAGTTTCTAAGGAGAAATTCTAAGTGGTTGAATAAAGTATTGTTTTATGAATGtaggaagctcagtcttggaggTTATTCTGATACTCTAATGGTTattcattctcaattaaaaaggagtgatacatgtggtgagagtagtaggagatCCTAGTCTAGGTGCTCCAATATGGCCTAAGACGTATAacaaactaaccttgtgtgtggtagggtgaaacctgtaacaccccaaataatttaaagggtattactggtagtaaagactaaattaatttgatatctgatataaacaatcaaactttatttcaattcttccaaaGTGCAgttccaaacttacaaactttaaacaatatagtcttcaccacttaacataaattcgaaattaaacttataagtcttacacaacatattttttccaatgcaaatttattctttttacaaaaaaatccctgaaagtttttccccgcatctctctcatcatctctaagctttttcaaccgcatctgcaacattatctgctcacatataacatgagttatatgatcataggacaaacaaataagggtaagtcaaccatatcatacaatcattaaacttacttataatataaatgtttcaatcatgtatttctgcaatttataaataccattatcccgatgtcattaattcatcatctttctcattttcataaaccttccaagtataccatgcttactcacgaagccttatggtcagactgctctctgcctgcttccttaagccctacctgtatactatgtcttactttctgaagccttatggtcagacccctctctgcttgcttctataaaacttacgaatcatatgtttatgtcaaagccttatggtcagaccactttctgcctgctttcataaaacttacgaatcatatgtttatgagccttatggtcagaccactctCTGCCTGCTAttataaacctcaggtgttactttactcatatcaagctcccatggtataaactgaacatactactcccagtagtaaacatcatttcataagtaatgatttcttatatccattccaacatttcataaaatccaTAAtgcataccctcttatccacctaactcaatcatgttcattctttaatcataaattgacaataactcgttttggtgtcaataaattaaacatattaccagatatcatacttcatattataaaatcatttttcccataacgagtataactcaacatattttcaccaatcaaaggtcatagatcagccaaaatacatcaacatatcttaggatctacatattaaagtttgggctcaatgtaaaggtaaatgaaatatatatgaagtttttaccatgataacttaagaacaaaaatatagtgttcatcatacatttcaaaatttcgaaatttatttctcaacacatagacttctaattacgaatccgaacggtcaaattatagtaatatatcttaggaatcatatatcaaattttcaggttgatctaacggtcaaatagaaaaaaatctatattttaccgagaggactCAGTAACACAATAacaggggtaattaatttactcaaacatgcagaacttatttctccaagtacagactcttaattaatgatccgaacggtcaaagtgaagaaataggtcttaggattcatatattaaaattttagctaaatccaacggtaaAAGCAATTAAAAGGAACGTTTtaccacagtaactcgaaaataagaaaaattataatcatgaaaactaaatttacacaaGTGAATAGAtgactaccattac
This Vigna angularis cultivar LongXiaoDou No.4 chromosome 4, ASM1680809v1, whole genome shotgun sequence DNA region includes the following protein-coding sequences:
- the LOC108331675 gene encoding probable inactive receptor kinase At5g10020, which produces MNSPPNLFVSFLLLLLLFFTVFSVSSSASLPELRSLMEFKKGITQDPHNLLDSWAPAAVAESTAACPSTWQGILCDEESGNVTGIVLDRLHLGGELKFHTLLDLKMLRNLSLSGNDFTGRLPPSLGSLSSLQHLDLSQNKFYGPIPARINDLWGLNYLNLSNNQFKGGFPSGLSNLQQLRVLDLHANALWAEIGDVLSTLRNVERVDLSLNQFFGGLSLTVENISGLANTVHFLNLSYNNLNGHFFKNSTIGLFRNLQVLDLSNNSITGELPSFGSLPALRVLRLPRNQLFGSVPEELLQTSVPLVELDLSVNGFTGSIAAINSTSLSILNLSSNSLSGSLPTSLTRCTVIDISRNMLSGDISVIQNWEAPLEVINLSSNKLSGSLPPTLGTYSKLFRVDLSLNELKGSIPRGLVTSSSVTRLNLSGNQLTGQLLLQGSGASELLLMPPYQPMEYLDVSNNSLEGALPSEIDRMSVLKLLNVARNEFSGPLPSELNKLLYLEYLDLSNNKFSGNIPDKLSSNLTVFNVSNNDLSGRVPENLRQFSPSSFRPGNGKLMLPKDSPETSSVPDNIPDKGRRHSSKGNIRIAIILASVGAAIMIAFVLLAYHRTQLKEFHGRSEFTGQNTRRDVKLGGLSRPSLFKFNTNVQPPTTSLSFSNDHLLTSNSRSLSGGQSEFITEISEHGLTQGMVATSSAAVNPNLMDNPPTSSGRKSSPGSPLSSSPRFIEACEKPVMLDVYSPDRLAGELFFLDSSLAFTAEELSRAPAEVLGRSSHGTLYKATLDSGHMLTVKWLRVGLVKHKKEFAREVKRIGSMRHPNIVPLRAYYWGPREQERLLLADYIHGDNLALHLYESTPRRYSPLSFSQRIKVAVDVARCLLYLHDRGLPHGNLKPTNIVLAGPDFSARLTDYGLHRLMTPAGIAEQILNLGALGYRAPELAAASKPVPSFKADVYALGVILMELLTRKSAGDIISGQSGAVDLTDWVRLCEREGRVMDCIDRDIAGGEESSKEMDELLAISLRCILPVNERPNIRQVFDDLCSISV